The following proteins come from a genomic window of Ferrovibrio sp. MS7:
- a CDS encoding AraC family transcriptional regulator translates to MPRLDQDNRTRYWRHRGIAGLSLMQADFTTHEYAPHSHDALVVAITELGGSEFKSGGVSQEALPGEVLVFNPQEPHSGHMGRSKRWRYRSFYLTEPALAAIGRLTGCGALPYFRSNRLADPSLVRLLAALHEQMDIGGDAEREEELLVSSFGQLYQAHGEGDRKPDLMFRDEGLLRRAMRIMDERHSDTVRLEHVGDELGLTPFQLIHLFKRGIGLTPHTYLTKIRLHAAIKAMKDGLPIADAATQAGFYDQSALTHHFKRAYGLTPRQYVLAARRILPRRSNFYQ, encoded by the coding sequence ATGCCGCGTCTCGATCAGGACAACCGCACGCGCTACTGGCGGCATCGCGGCATCGCCGGCCTCAGCCTGATGCAGGCGGATTTCACCACCCATGAATATGCCCCGCATAGCCATGATGCCCTGGTGGTGGCGATCACCGAGCTGGGCGGATCGGAATTCAAGAGCGGCGGCGTCAGCCAGGAGGCGCTGCCCGGCGAGGTATTGGTGTTCAATCCGCAGGAGCCGCATTCCGGCCATATGGGGCGGAGCAAGCGCTGGCGCTACCGCAGCTTCTACCTCACCGAACCGGCGCTGGCCGCCATTGGCCGCCTTACGGGCTGCGGTGCCCTGCCCTATTTCCGCAGCAACCGCCTGGCCGATCCATCGCTGGTGCGGCTGCTGGCGGCGCTGCATGAGCAGATGGATATTGGCGGCGATGCCGAGCGCGAGGAGGAATTGCTGGTGAGCAGCTTCGGCCAGCTTTACCAGGCGCATGGCGAGGGTGACCGCAAGCCGGACCTGATGTTCCGCGATGAAGGGCTGTTGCGCCGGGCGATGCGGATCATGGACGAACGCCACAGCGACACGGTGCGGCTTGAACATGTGGGCGATGAACTGGGCCTGACGCCGTTCCAACTCATTCACCTGTTCAAGCGTGGCATTGGCCTGACGCCGCATACCTATCTCACCAAGATACGGTTGCATGCGGCAATCAAGGCAATGAAAGACGGCCTGCCGATTGCCGATGCGGCAACCCAGGCCGGCTTCTACGACCAAAGCGCCCTGACACATCATTTCAAGCGCGCCTATGGCCTCACCCCCAGGCAATACGTTCTGGCGGCACGACGCATCCTGCCACGCCGGAGCAATTTCTATCAATAA
- a CDS encoding cupin domain-containing protein: MSPVTSQPDDDARIVAVEVGFNIKRPNLRPTVFASEYMAATADTAPSGFTLLDCSDVLLCDYPATTPTLLARYLRLRPGGSVTESSRSSGDIFYVLRGQGESSLGESSQGTDRIAWNAGDIFCLPGGTATHQAMPGSDCLLYTVGNQPMLAFLGADAATGAMPVVRYRAAMLNAEIERLRRRQLEADTAGRAVFLTSLAMQNHQTCLPGLTLTLNLVLPGERQRPHRHNAAALVLGMQGGDVHSTIDGQRFPWHEGQVLLTPPGAVHDHDNPGSQPGLALIVQDGGLHYYMRTMGFAFA, from the coding sequence ATGTCACCAGTTACAAGCCAGCCCGATGATGATGCGCGTATTGTCGCGGTCGAGGTCGGCTTCAACATCAAGCGGCCAAACCTGCGGCCAACAGTATTCGCCAGCGAATACATGGCCGCCACTGCCGACACCGCGCCCAGCGGCTTCACGCTGCTTGATTGCAGCGACGTGCTGCTCTGCGACTATCCTGCCACCACGCCGACCCTGCTGGCACGCTATCTCCGTCTGCGCCCGGGCGGTAGCGTGACAGAATCCAGCCGGTCCAGCGGCGACATTTTCTATGTATTGCGTGGTCAAGGGGAAAGCAGCCTGGGCGAGAGCAGCCAAGGTACTGATCGTATTGCCTGGAATGCCGGAGACATCTTCTGCCTGCCGGGCGGCACCGCTACCCACCAGGCGATGCCGGGCAGCGATTGCCTGCTCTACACCGTCGGCAATCAACCGATGCTGGCTTTTCTTGGCGCCGATGCGGCAACCGGTGCGATGCCGGTGGTGCGCTACCGTGCCGCGATGCTGAATGCCGAGATCGAACGTCTGCGCCGTCGCCAGTTGGAGGCCGATACCGCCGGGCGGGCGGTATTCCTCACCAGCCTGGCGATGCAGAATCACCAGACCTGCCTGCCGGGCCTAACCCTGACCCTCAACCTGGTGCTGCCCGGCGAACGCCAACGGCCGCATCGCCACAATGCCGCCGCTCTGGTGCTGGGCATGCAAGGCGGCGACGTACATTCCACCATCGACGGCCAGCGTTTCCCCTGGCACGAGGGCCAGGTGCTGCTGACGCCGCCCGGCGCGGTGCATGATCATGATAATCCCGGCAGCCAGCCGGGCCTGGCCCTGATCGTGCAGGATGGCGGCTTGCATTATTACATGCGAACCATGGGTTTCGCTTTCGCCTGA
- a CDS encoding amino acid ABC transporter substrate-binding protein → MTPFRLLTLAAGLFAATFAAQPAKAGATLDAIKQRGYVQCGASPGTPGFVMLDSQGKWAGLDVDFCRSLAAAVFGDADKVRFVSLTAAQRFPALQSGEVDVLAPNVTWTMSRDATLGIFFSAITFYDGQGFMVPKKLGVKSAKELNGATICVQPGTTLELNVTDYFRANKMTFKPVVIEKLDEVENAFFAGRCDAYTTVAAKLGSTRARFAKGDDEYIILPELISKEPLAFTVRIGDNQWAQTVRWVIHALIQAEESGVTSKNIDSFKDSTDPTIQRLTGKTPGMGEAVGIPESWAYNVIKQLGNYGEMFERNVGKSSPLKLDRGYNALWNQGGLQYAYPIR, encoded by the coding sequence GTGACACCTTTCCGCCTTCTCACGCTGGCTGCCGGCCTGTTCGCCGCCACTTTCGCCGCTCAGCCGGCCAAAGCCGGCGCCACCCTGGATGCGATCAAGCAGCGTGGCTACGTACAATGCGGCGCCAGCCCAGGCACGCCGGGCTTCGTGATGCTGGACAGCCAGGGCAAGTGGGCCGGCCTTGATGTGGATTTCTGCCGCAGCCTGGCGGCGGCGGTGTTTGGCGATGCCGACAAGGTGCGCTTCGTGTCGCTCACTGCGGCGCAGCGCTTCCCGGCGTTGCAGTCCGGCGAAGTCGATGTGCTGGCGCCGAATGTCACCTGGACCATGAGCCGCGATGCCACGCTCGGCATCTTCTTCTCCGCCATCACCTTCTATGACGGCCAGGGCTTCATGGTGCCGAAGAAGCTGGGCGTGAAGAGCGCCAAGGAACTGAACGGCGCCACCATCTGCGTGCAGCCGGGCACCACGCTGGAACTGAATGTCACCGATTATTTCCGCGCCAACAAGATGACCTTCAAGCCGGTGGTGATCGAGAAGCTGGACGAAGTGGAGAATGCCTTCTTCGCCGGCCGTTGCGATGCCTATACCACGGTGGCGGCGAAGCTCGGCTCCACCCGTGCCCGCTTCGCCAAGGGTGACGACGAATACATCATCCTGCCGGAACTGATCTCCAAGGAGCCGCTGGCCTTCACCGTGCGGATCGGCGACAACCAGTGGGCCCAGACCGTGCGCTGGGTGATCCATGCGCTGATCCAGGCCGAGGAAAGTGGCGTCACCAGCAAGAATATCGACAGCTTCAAGGATAGCACCGATCCAACCATTCAGCGCCTTACCGGCAAGACGCCGGGCATGGGCGAGGCGGTCGGCATCCCGGAAAGCTGGGCCTACAACGTGATCAAGCAGCTCGGCAATTACGGCGAGATGTTCGAGCGCAATGTCGGCAAGTCCTCGCCGCTGAAGCTCGACCGTGGCTATAACGCGTTGTGGAATCAGGGCGGCCTGCAATACGCCTATCCGATCCGCTGA
- a CDS encoding GntR family transcriptional regulator gives MIDPGREAAELEPKTLVEAIYKQIRQDVLSGKLKPGSKLRFTDLKANYDAGTSTLREALSRLTADRLVTAEGQRGFRVAPISLTELWDITKLRSEIESAALADAIDAGNDAWEANILACLHRLSKYEERDATTPALLGEEGALLHKLFHMSLLSACPSVWRLRVVDLLYDQSERYRRLQTSYLPDYRNSPQEHRELMEATIGRHKQRAVALLTLHLEKTAQSLSTVEELWGSEARR, from the coding sequence ATGATTGACCCGGGTCGTGAGGCTGCCGAGCTGGAGCCCAAGACTCTGGTCGAGGCGATCTACAAGCAGATTCGCCAGGATGTGCTCAGCGGCAAGCTAAAGCCCGGCAGCAAGCTGCGCTTCACCGACCTGAAAGCCAATTACGACGCTGGCACCAGCACGCTCCGCGAGGCGCTCTCACGCCTCACCGCCGACCGGCTGGTGACCGCCGAAGGCCAGCGCGGCTTCCGCGTTGCGCCGATCTCGCTCACCGAATTGTGGGACATCACCAAGCTGCGCTCGGAAATCGAATCCGCAGCCCTGGCCGATGCCATCGATGCCGGCAACGATGCCTGGGAGGCCAATATCCTGGCCTGCCTGCACCGCTTGTCGAAATACGAGGAACGCGACGCCACCACGCCGGCCCTGCTGGGCGAGGAAGGCGCGCTGCTGCATAAGCTGTTCCACATGTCGCTGCTCAGCGCCTGCCCTTCGGTGTGGCGCCTGCGCGTGGTCGACCTGCTTTACGATCAGTCGGAGCGTTATCGCCGGCTGCAGACCTCCTACCTGCCCGATTACCGCAATTCACCGCAGGAACACCGCGAACTGATGGAGGCCACCATCGGCCGCCATAAGCAGCGTGCCGTGGCCCTGCTCACCCTGCATCTGGAGAAAACAGCGCAGAGCCTCTCCACGGTGGAGGAATTGTGGGGCAGCGAAGCGCGGCGCTAG
- a CDS encoding hydroxyacid dehydrogenase, whose product MAELPLVLATNPLDPSGEAMLQGHARLLVAPDASPATLNRLVREAEGLIVRVALPPDIIDHAPSLRAIARHGAGLDMIPMAAATARRIPVAFVPGANAAAVAEYCFAALMQLNRRLGGIDAVLRRDGWGAARQLADGAGELSGRTLGIVGFGNIGRRVAAIGAGFGLRVMVHTPRPGLLPEGVLPAELPELFREADRIVLCCPLNEQTRGMVDAALLRQMRPGAVLVNVARGAVVDEAALADALRSGQLGGAALDVFTMQPLAPDHPFFGLPNLLLTPHIAGLTSDSLRQMSQGAVAEMLRMLRGERPHNFANPEIYD is encoded by the coding sequence ATGGCTGAACTGCCGCTGGTGCTGGCGACCAACCCGCTCGATCCCAGTGGTGAGGCGATGCTGCAGGGCCATGCCCGCTTGCTGGTGGCCCCCGATGCCTCACCGGCCACGCTCAACCGCCTGGTGCGCGAGGCGGAGGGGTTGATCGTGCGGGTCGCCTTGCCGCCGGATATTATCGATCATGCGCCAAGTCTGCGGGCCATCGCGCGCCATGGCGCCGGCCTCGACATGATCCCGATGGCGGCAGCGACGGCGCGGCGGATTCCGGTGGCCTTTGTACCCGGCGCCAATGCCGCCGCCGTGGCGGAATACTGCTTTGCCGCATTGATGCAGTTGAACCGTCGGCTGGGCGGTATCGATGCCGTCTTGCGCCGCGATGGCTGGGGAGCGGCGCGGCAGCTTGCCGATGGTGCGGGTGAGCTTTCGGGCCGTACGCTCGGCATCGTCGGTTTCGGCAATATCGGCCGCCGTGTTGCCGCTATCGGTGCCGGTTTCGGCCTGCGGGTTATGGTTCATACGCCACGGCCCGGCCTGCTGCCGGAAGGCGTGCTGCCAGCCGAACTGCCCGAACTGTTCCGTGAGGCCGACCGGATCGTGCTGTGCTGTCCGCTGAATGAGCAGACGCGCGGCATGGTGGATGCGGCCTTGCTGCGCCAGATGCGGCCGGGCGCGGTGCTGGTGAATGTGGCGCGCGGCGCGGTGGTGGATGAGGCGGCGCTGGCCGATGCCCTGCGCAGCGGGCAACTGGGCGGCGCGGCGCTGGATGTGTTCACCATGCAGCCGCTGGCGCCGGATCATCCGTTCTTCGGCCTGCCGAATCTGCTGCTGACACCGCATATCGCCGGCCTGACCAGCGACAGCCTGCGCCAGATGAGCCAGGGCGCGGTGGCCGAGATGCTGCGCATGTTGCGCGGCGAACGGCCGCACAATTTCGCCAATCCGGAAATCTACGATTGA
- a CDS encoding mandelate racemase/muconate lactonizing enzyme family protein, producing MKITDVTATVLASRYDRPIHFAHMELTERRIILVRVYTDQGVVGLADVDGPPAGDMACVQLIRDTFKPLLVGKDPLDIGARNKDMFYVLDKLGRYRSLESYVLGAIDTALWDILGKVTNQPIHRLLGSRRSEINLYASLGQLPLGKIAEEVGKRAEEGFSGVKIRIGFQPEQDDAIVSEARGVLKPTDRTKLMADANSGWNRAHAVQYGKRLEKHELHWLEEPLPPYDLTGYAHLAANLDTPVAMGEHEIFNRYDARDILLAGAADILQPDLRQGISEVVKIAHLASAWDIPCIPHFFGPAIRFAAQVQVLASIDNYQLCEYPVAFDPIRFELTDPPLMAEKGKIAVPEGPGLGVTLNEATVKRYAVE from the coding sequence ATGAAGATTACCGATGTCACGGCCACCGTGCTGGCCAGCCGCTACGACCGACCGATCCATTTCGCTCATATGGAACTGACCGAGCGGCGCATTATCCTGGTGCGGGTCTATACCGATCAGGGTGTTGTCGGCCTGGCCGATGTGGATGGCCCGCCGGCAGGCGACATGGCCTGCGTGCAGCTGATCCGTGATACCTTCAAGCCGCTGCTGGTGGGCAAGGATCCGCTGGATATCGGCGCGCGCAACAAGGACATGTTCTACGTTCTGGACAAGCTTGGCCGCTACCGCAGCCTGGAATCCTATGTACTCGGCGCCATCGACACCGCTTTGTGGGACATTCTCGGCAAGGTGACGAACCAGCCGATTCACCGTCTGCTTGGCAGCCGGCGCAGCGAGATCAACCTCTATGCCAGCCTTGGCCAGCTGCCGCTGGGCAAGATCGCCGAGGAAGTCGGCAAGCGGGCCGAGGAAGGTTTCAGCGGCGTGAAGATCCGCATCGGTTTCCAGCCCGAGCAGGATGATGCCATCGTGTCGGAAGCGCGCGGCGTGCTGAAGCCGACCGACCGTACCAAGCTGATGGCTGATGCCAATTCCGGCTGGAACCGCGCCCATGCCGTGCAGTATGGCAAGCGGCTGGAGAAGCATGAGCTGCATTGGCTGGAAGAGCCACTGCCGCCCTATGACCTTACCGGCTATGCCCATCTCGCGGCAAATCTCGATACGCCGGTGGCGATGGGCGAGCATGAAATCTTCAACCGCTACGATGCCCGCGACATCCTGCTGGCCGGCGCCGCCGATATTCTGCAGCCCGATCTGCGCCAAGGCATTTCCGAAGTGGTGAAGATCGCGCATCTCGCCAGCGCCTGGGACATTCCCTGCATCCCGCATTTCTTCGGCCCGGCGATCCGTTTCGCCGCCCAGGTACAGGTGCTGGCCAGCATCGATAACTACCAGCTTTGCGAATACCCGGTTGCCTTCGATCCGATCCGCTTCGAGCTTACCGATCCGCCGCTGATGGCGGAGAAGGGCAAGATCGCGGTGCCGGAAGGGCCGGGCCTCGGCGTGACGCTGAACGAAGCCACCGTGAAACGCTACGCGGTCGAATAG
- a CDS encoding threonine synthase: MYFTGFTCFGCGAEYQPNQDLLLCPACHNLLDAQYDYAAIARDLRPETVAARSPGVWRWREFMPVLDDNAIVSLGEGDGPMLRCDRIAKAVGVRELWVKSDASNPTGSLKDRSITVSATKAVEFGYKILSCDSTGNKASSVAAYAARAGLESVVFCPDDTPIPKVTQALYFGAKLIRVRGHYSQINAMYRKLIHSGAVKWYDCGTDNPFRYEGKKSYAYEIAQHFNWQAPDRVVHPANGGMSIVKAWKGFNELQRIGWLKGLPKMVGVQAANCDPIVRAMRSGANTVAPIEKGPTIASALAGADPGLLGNRAMVAMRESGGAAVGVTDEETLEAMRLLAMEGIFIEPSGAVAIAGIKRMIAAGEASPDERVVCVVTGSGFKDFDQIAKQVRIPQETVGNYEELLAAAQALG, encoded by the coding sequence ATGTACTTCACCGGCTTTACCTGCTTCGGCTGTGGCGCCGAGTATCAGCCGAACCAGGATCTACTGCTTTGCCCGGCCTGCCATAATCTGCTCGACGCGCAATACGATTATGCCGCCATCGCCCGCGATCTGCGCCCCGAAACCGTGGCCGCGCGCTCCCCTGGCGTGTGGCGCTGGCGCGAATTCATGCCGGTGCTGGATGACAATGCAATCGTGTCGCTGGGCGAAGGCGATGGGCCGATGCTGCGCTGCGACCGTATTGCCAAGGCGGTTGGCGTGCGCGAACTATGGGTGAAGTCCGATGCCAGCAATCCCACTGGATCGCTGAAAGACCGCTCGATCACCGTATCGGCGACCAAGGCCGTGGAATTCGGCTACAAGATACTGTCCTGCGATTCCACCGGCAACAAGGCGTCATCGGTGGCTGCCTATGCGGCCCGCGCCGGCCTTGAAAGCGTGGTCTTCTGCCCGGATGACACCCCAATCCCGAAGGTGACGCAGGCGCTTTATTTCGGCGCCAAGCTGATCCGCGTGCGCGGGCATTACTCGCAGATCAACGCCATGTACCGCAAGCTGATCCATAGCGGTGCGGTGAAATGGTATGATTGCGGCACGGACAATCCCTTCCGTTACGAAGGCAAGAAATCCTACGCCTACGAGATCGCCCAGCATTTCAATTGGCAGGCGCCGGACCGTGTTGTGCATCCGGCCAATGGCGGCATGTCGATCGTGAAGGCCTGGAAGGGCTTCAATGAATTGCAGCGCATCGGCTGGCTGAAGGGCCTGCCGAAGATGGTGGGCGTGCAGGCGGCGAATTGCGATCCCATCGTGCGTGCCATGCGTTCCGGTGCCAATACCGTGGCGCCGATCGAGAAGGGGCCGACGATTGCCAGCGCGCTGGCCGGTGCCGATCCCGGCCTGCTCGGCAACCGGGCCATGGTGGCGATGCGCGAATCCGGCGGTGCGGCCGTGGGCGTTACCGACGAGGAGACGCTGGAAGCGATGCGCCTGCTGGCCATGGAAGGCATCTTCATCGAGCCGAGCGGCGCCGTGGCGATTGCCGGCATCAAGCGCATGATCGCCGCCGGCGAAGCTTCGCCGGATGAGCGCGTGGTCTGTGTTGTCACCGGCTCGGGCTTCAAGGATTTCGATCAGATCGCCAAGCAGGTGCGGATTCCGCAAGAGACCGTGGGCAATTACGAAGAACTGCTGGCCGCGGCCCAGGCCCTTGGCTGA